The Setaria italica strain Yugu1 chromosome IX, Setaria_italica_v2.0, whole genome shotgun sequence genome has a window encoding:
- the LOC101757963 gene encoding uncharacterized protein LOC101757963: protein MGNLVSAGAATAASGGGKVVMADGSVRALSEPVSVAELMMDHPRHFVVDARVLKEQGRREQQHHQQQGGAGGGGAKVAPLPADHVLGAGGVYVLLPATRGKVSADEARRALSAARSLARSRSMPGLRRKLSSKKGREEAAPDVPARREETAESPEEEKEEARPDGFEEHRPEFLSRELSSRGWKPSLRTIEERVAPKKTPHWLF, encoded by the coding sequence ATGGGCAACCTGGTCTCGGCCggggccgcgacggcggcgagcgggggaGGGAAGGTGGTGATGGCGGACGGGAGCGTGCGGGCGCTCAGCGAGCCCGTGTCCGTGGCGGAGCTCATGATGGACCACCCGCGCCACTTCGTCGTCGACGCGCGCGTGCTCAaggagcaggggcggcgggagcagcaacaccaccagcagcagggcggcgccggaggcggcggggccaaggtcgcgccgctgccggcggacCACGTgctgggcgccggcggggtGTACGTCCTGCTTCCCGCCACGCGGGGGAAGGTGTCGGCCGACGAGGCGCGGCGCGCGCTGTCGGCGGCGAGGTCCCTGGCGCGCTCCCGGTCGATGCCCGGCCTGCGGCGGAAGCTGTCGTCCAAGAAGGGCCGCGAGGAGGCTGCCCCCGACGTGCCAGCGCGGCGCGAGGAGACCGCGGAGTccccggaggaggagaaggaggaggcgaGACCGGACGGGTTCGAGGAGCACCGGCCGGAGTTCCTGAGCCGGGAGCTGTCGAGCAGGGGGTGGAAGCCGAGCCTGCGGACCATCGAGGAGCGCGTGGCGCCCAAGAAGACGCCCCATTGGCTGTTCTGA